A part of Osmerus mordax isolate fOsmMor3 chromosome 10, fOsmMor3.pri, whole genome shotgun sequence genomic DNA contains:
- the chadlb gene encoding chondroadherin-like b isoform X2, whose translation MYSMGCPSAWWALLVLLLSGIPGVHLAKCPKQCLCDQIQLTVSCVNKNLTEVPPTIDEITVKLDLRGNEIQTLPTGAFKHTPYLTHLTLQRCNVRTVKEGAFRSLGRLVFLNLANNNIEILYQESFDGLTSLKQLLIDRNRVEEIQPGAFSQLGFLNLLSLTHNQLVYIPNMAFQGLQNIKWLRLTHNSLNYLATEAFAGLFTLTRLSLDHNELQFFPTETMTRLPEVTHLFMDHMSLQDLANTAVSLSPNLVHLDLSHNQLRVLQPFSAGSLKLARLNLAGNPIYCNCYLRPLREWALRGKVKLLGACGGPAHFSGESLEAIHPSELRCQSQEAMLKAEFEEQMRVTPPPTPEPDNKVKCPANCACEGDTHHSSCENRGHTKVPRGFSPDTRLLDLRGNDFHYIPGNSFPGVAEVVSLHLQRCKIVEMEDGAFNGMKGLVYLYLSENELTSLSPSAFKGLPQLTYLHLEKNRFTTFPKGAFKLLPGLLALHLEHNSISKLEPDILIGAEKLRGLYLTSNSINSVAPRALDQASDLDTLHLGGNKLNEVPTDALGKTLTLGELRLSGNPIRWVGPQAFQPLARVLKDLYLDSMGLEKMSKDSLAGLGPGLRSLYLEGNQLEEVPDLNSFTSLEVINLADNPLLCDCPLLPLRIWIEKVNLKVRATCAHPPELRGQRVKDVHVFKACPGGENLASSPTLAPTKTSKTPKSTKSKPAHLNAPRQVKVVKTKSKGRKSQTPKPAVTKKTAKRSKMA comes from the exons ATGTATTCCATGGGCTGTCCCTCCGCCTGGTGGGCCTTACTGGTACTGCTCCTGTCAGGCATTCCAGGGGTGCACCTGGCCAAGTGCCCAAAGCAGTGTCTCTGCGACCAGATTCAACTCACTGTGTCCTGTGTCAACAAGAATCTGACCGAAGTGCCTCCCACAATAGATGAG ATCACGGTGAAGCTTGACCTGAGAGGGAATGAAATTCAGACGCTGCCCACAGGGGCGTTCAAGCACACCCCCTACCTGACGCACCTCACGCTGCAGCGCTGTAACGTCCGCACCGTGAAGGAGGGCGCCTTCCGCAGCCTGGGCCGCCTCGTCTTCCTCAACCTTGCAAACAACAACATTGAGATACTGTACCAG gaGTCCTTCGACGGCCTTACTTCTCTGAAGCAGCTCTTGATCGACCGTAACCGCGTGGAGGAGATCCAGCCAGGAGCCTTTTCTCAGCTGGGATTCCTTAACttgctctccctcacacacaaccagctGGTCTACATCCCCAACATGGCCTTCCAGGGCCTGCAGAACATCAAGTGGCTGCGTCTCACTCACAATTCCCTTAACTACCTTGCCACCGAGGCCTTCGCTGGCCTCTTCACTCTAACACGTCTCAGCTTAGACCACAACGAGCTGCAGTTCTTCCCCACTGAGACCATGACTAG ACTCCCAGAG GTCACCCACCTCTTCATGGACCATATGTCTCTTCAAGACCTGGCTAACACAGCTGTGTCCCTATCCCCCAACCTAGTACACCTGGATCTCAGCCACAACCAGCTACGTGTTTTGCAACCCTTCTCTgcag GTTCCCTTAAGCTGGCGCGTCTCAACCTGGCAGGAAACCCCATCTACTGTAACTGCTACCTGCGTCCCCTGAGGGAGTGGGCCCTGCGGGGCAAGGTCAAGCTGCTGGGGGCCTGCGGGGGCCCCGCCCACTTCTCTGGGGAGAGTCTGGAGGCCATCCACCCCTCTGAACTGCGCTGCCAGAGTCAGGAGGCGATGCTGAAGGCAGAGTTTGAGGAGCAGATGAGggtcaccccaccccccacccctgagCCAGACAACAAAGTCAAGTGTCCCGCCAATTGTGCCTGTGAG GGTGATACCCACCATTCTTCCTGTGAGAACCGTGGCCACACAAAAGTGCCTCGCGGCTTCTCACCGGATACTCGACTCCTTGATCTCCGTGGCAACGACTTCCACTACATTCCTGGCAACAGTTTTCCCGGTGTCGCTGAGGTGGtgtccctccatctccaacGCTGCAAGATTGTGGAG atggaggatggagccTTCAACGGGATGAAAGGGCTGGTCTACCTATACCTGTCTGAGAACGAGCTCACCTCCCTCAGCCCATCAGCCTTCAAGGGCCTGCCACAGCTCACCTACCTCCACCTGGAGAAGAACCGCTTCACCACCTTCCCCAAGGGGGCCTTCAAGCTGCTGCCCGGCCTGCTGGCCCTGCACCTTGAGCACAATTCCATCTCCAAGCTGGAGCCAGACATCTTAATTGGGGCAGAGAAGCTGAGGGGCCTCTACCTCACTTCCAACTCGATTAACAGTGTGGCCCCCCGGGCCCTGGACCAGGCCTCGGACCTGGACACGCTGCATCTGGGTGGGAACAAGCTGAATGAGGTCCCCACGGATGCCCTGGGAAAGACATTGACTCTCGGCGAGCTCCGTCTGTCAGGGAATCCGATCCGCTGGGTGGGGCCGCAAGCTTTCCAGCCACTGGCTAGGGTGCTGAAGGATCTTTATCTAGATAGCATGGGACTGGAGAAG atGTCTAAGGACTCCCTGGCGGGGTTGGGCCCAGGTCTGAGGAGTCTGTACCTGGAGGGGAACCAGTTGGAGGAGGTGCCTGACCTTAACAGTTTCACCAGCTTGGAGGTCATCAACCTGGCTGACAACCCTCTGCTGTGTGactgccccctgctgcccctgcgcat ATGGATAGAGAAGGTCAACCTGAAGGTGCGTGCCACCTGTGCCCATCCACCTGAGCTGCGGGGTCAGAGGGTCAAAGACGTCCATGTCTTCAAGGCCTGCCCAGGGGGTGAAAACCttgcctcctcccccaccctcgccCCTACAAAAACCTCCAAGACCCCCAAGTCCACCAAGTCTAAGCCAGCTCACCTTAACGCCCCTCGCCAGGTCAAAGTGGTCAAGACCAAATCCAAAGGCCGTAAGAGCCAGACGCCAAAACCTGCAGTGACCAAGAAGACCGCCAAAAGGAGCAAGATGGCCTGA
- the chadlb gene encoding chondroadherin-like b isoform X1 has translation MYSMGCPSAWWALLVLLLSGIPGVHLAKCPKQCLCDQIQLTVSCVNKNLTEVPPTIDEITVKLDLRGNEIQTLPTGAFKHTPYLTHLTLQRCNVRTVKEGAFRSLGRLVFLNLANNNIEILYQESFDGLTSLKQLLIDRNRVEEIQPGAFSQLGFLNLLSLTHNQLVYIPNMAFQGLQNIKWLRLTHNSLNYLATEAFAGLFTLTRLSLDHNELQFFPTETMTRLPEVTRLDLGYNPMTYLGEETVSMAKVTHLFMDHMSLQDLANTAVSLSPNLVHLDLSHNQLRVLQPFSAGSLKLARLNLAGNPIYCNCYLRPLREWALRGKVKLLGACGGPAHFSGESLEAIHPSELRCQSQEAMLKAEFEEQMRVTPPPTPEPDNKVKCPANCACEGDTHHSSCENRGHTKVPRGFSPDTRLLDLRGNDFHYIPGNSFPGVAEVVSLHLQRCKIVEMEDGAFNGMKGLVYLYLSENELTSLSPSAFKGLPQLTYLHLEKNRFTTFPKGAFKLLPGLLALHLEHNSISKLEPDILIGAEKLRGLYLTSNSINSVAPRALDQASDLDTLHLGGNKLNEVPTDALGKTLTLGELRLSGNPIRWVGPQAFQPLARVLKDLYLDSMGLEKMSKDSLAGLGPGLRSLYLEGNQLEEVPDLNSFTSLEVINLADNPLLCDCPLLPLRIWIEKVNLKVRATCAHPPELRGQRVKDVHVFKACPGGENLASSPTLAPTKTSKTPKSTKSKPAHLNAPRQVKVVKTKSKGRKSQTPKPAVTKKTAKRSKMA, from the exons ATGTATTCCATGGGCTGTCCCTCCGCCTGGTGGGCCTTACTGGTACTGCTCCTGTCAGGCATTCCAGGGGTGCACCTGGCCAAGTGCCCAAAGCAGTGTCTCTGCGACCAGATTCAACTCACTGTGTCCTGTGTCAACAAGAATCTGACCGAAGTGCCTCCCACAATAGATGAG ATCACGGTGAAGCTTGACCTGAGAGGGAATGAAATTCAGACGCTGCCCACAGGGGCGTTCAAGCACACCCCCTACCTGACGCACCTCACGCTGCAGCGCTGTAACGTCCGCACCGTGAAGGAGGGCGCCTTCCGCAGCCTGGGCCGCCTCGTCTTCCTCAACCTTGCAAACAACAACATTGAGATACTGTACCAG gaGTCCTTCGACGGCCTTACTTCTCTGAAGCAGCTCTTGATCGACCGTAACCGCGTGGAGGAGATCCAGCCAGGAGCCTTTTCTCAGCTGGGATTCCTTAACttgctctccctcacacacaaccagctGGTCTACATCCCCAACATGGCCTTCCAGGGCCTGCAGAACATCAAGTGGCTGCGTCTCACTCACAATTCCCTTAACTACCTTGCCACCGAGGCCTTCGCTGGCCTCTTCACTCTAACACGTCTCAGCTTAGACCACAACGAGCTGCAGTTCTTCCCCACTGAGACCATGACTAG ACTCCCAGAGGTCACTCGTCTGGACCTTGGCTACAACCCCATGACCtacctgggggaggagacagtGTCAATGGCCAAGGTCACCCACCTCTTCATGGACCATATGTCTCTTCAAGACCTGGCTAACACAGCTGTGTCCCTATCCCCCAACCTAGTACACCTGGATCTCAGCCACAACCAGCTACGTGTTTTGCAACCCTTCTCTgcag GTTCCCTTAAGCTGGCGCGTCTCAACCTGGCAGGAAACCCCATCTACTGTAACTGCTACCTGCGTCCCCTGAGGGAGTGGGCCCTGCGGGGCAAGGTCAAGCTGCTGGGGGCCTGCGGGGGCCCCGCCCACTTCTCTGGGGAGAGTCTGGAGGCCATCCACCCCTCTGAACTGCGCTGCCAGAGTCAGGAGGCGATGCTGAAGGCAGAGTTTGAGGAGCAGATGAGggtcaccccaccccccacccctgagCCAGACAACAAAGTCAAGTGTCCCGCCAATTGTGCCTGTGAG GGTGATACCCACCATTCTTCCTGTGAGAACCGTGGCCACACAAAAGTGCCTCGCGGCTTCTCACCGGATACTCGACTCCTTGATCTCCGTGGCAACGACTTCCACTACATTCCTGGCAACAGTTTTCCCGGTGTCGCTGAGGTGGtgtccctccatctccaacGCTGCAAGATTGTGGAG atggaggatggagccTTCAACGGGATGAAAGGGCTGGTCTACCTATACCTGTCTGAGAACGAGCTCACCTCCCTCAGCCCATCAGCCTTCAAGGGCCTGCCACAGCTCACCTACCTCCACCTGGAGAAGAACCGCTTCACCACCTTCCCCAAGGGGGCCTTCAAGCTGCTGCCCGGCCTGCTGGCCCTGCACCTTGAGCACAATTCCATCTCCAAGCTGGAGCCAGACATCTTAATTGGGGCAGAGAAGCTGAGGGGCCTCTACCTCACTTCCAACTCGATTAACAGTGTGGCCCCCCGGGCCCTGGACCAGGCCTCGGACCTGGACACGCTGCATCTGGGTGGGAACAAGCTGAATGAGGTCCCCACGGATGCCCTGGGAAAGACATTGACTCTCGGCGAGCTCCGTCTGTCAGGGAATCCGATCCGCTGGGTGGGGCCGCAAGCTTTCCAGCCACTGGCTAGGGTGCTGAAGGATCTTTATCTAGATAGCATGGGACTGGAGAAG atGTCTAAGGACTCCCTGGCGGGGTTGGGCCCAGGTCTGAGGAGTCTGTACCTGGAGGGGAACCAGTTGGAGGAGGTGCCTGACCTTAACAGTTTCACCAGCTTGGAGGTCATCAACCTGGCTGACAACCCTCTGCTGTGTGactgccccctgctgcccctgcgcat ATGGATAGAGAAGGTCAACCTGAAGGTGCGTGCCACCTGTGCCCATCCACCTGAGCTGCGGGGTCAGAGGGTCAAAGACGTCCATGTCTTCAAGGCCTGCCCAGGGGGTGAAAACCttgcctcctcccccaccctcgccCCTACAAAAACCTCCAAGACCCCCAAGTCCACCAAGTCTAAGCCAGCTCACCTTAACGCCCCTCGCCAGGTCAAAGTGGTCAAGACCAAATCCAAAGGCCGTAAGAGCCAGACGCCAAAACCTGCAGTGACCAAGAAGACCGCCAAAAGGAGCAAGATGGCCTGA
- the l3mbtl2 gene encoding lethal(3)malignant brain tumor-like protein 2 isoform X1, with translation MPYHCVAYGCSRTAEDGVTLYRFPKDPEEARKWEKQVQRTRSNWVASPTSHLCSEHFGKEYFEPKQPFPVLKALAAKGSLKLKPGAVPTVFIRPPCSTCEGGGCSSCLPRSQRKGIPVIPRECDMLEGAPVSFEDVEGEEDDNEEEDEDEEEEMYESGGEVGNPARDDEPAVCEMCGVSGIRGTFYSRTKRFCNVSCSRSYSSNSKKTSILARLQGKPPTKKATVLIKTPWSTPAGPQDIAPPGQDGETCTHMLKHAHSHAAVPHSHPRGLCLPPAGFDWGSYLEKKGCLAASVSCFRHVPLCVQWDDISVGLKVEVLNTNAVLPSKVYWIATIIQLAGYKALLRYEGFEEDSKHDFWCSLGSGDMHPIGWCAMTGKLLVPPQGLQQNIPDWKEYLMKRLVGANTLPVDFYLKLAESLRYSFRAGMRVEVVDRTMVSRTRLAVIDSVLGGRLRLVYEDGGKEDPAEPLSEFWCHMWSPLLHPVGWSYKVGHTIKSTVTEVGNPVLRKAYYDSSPMLFKKPRCVYMDGGFFEVGMKLEAIDPLNLGNICVATIQKVLLDGFLMVGIDGNLSGDGSDWFCYHASSHAILPMDFCQKNNIPLTLPPGYDQRTWTWVNYLEKTGARAAPRHLFNVDCQGHGFSPNMKMEAVDLMEPRLVCVATVRRCVGRLLLIHFDGWEEEFDQWVDFQSPDIYPVGWCEIISYELQPPIGPDPLETQPRAKRHKFMGKKKKKMVKKKLANLISKNRPPARPGQQTEPEHPQPGPPLDQSSPPATALLQPKTEPEGQEIIAVQVKVEELEMETPIAPPPSLTVIKQEQEVEEQRGDEELSEGQKEKYQRKVEKKNAAEQRKESMDEESTEDPQDQESQQESQQESQQESQQESQQESQQESQQERVEHQEDAAEEHMEQ, from the exons ATGCCATACCACTGTGTGGCCTACGGTTGCAGTAGGACAGCTGAGGATGGGGTCACTCTCTACCGGTTCCCCAAGGACCCCGAAGAGGCCCGCAAATGGGAGAAGCAGGTCCAGCGCACCCGTAGCAACTGGGTCGCCTCGCCCACCTCTCATCTGTGCAGCGAACACTTTGGGAAGGAGTACTTTGAGCCCAAGCAACCCTTTCCCGTTCTGAAGGCTCTGGCAGCTAAAGGCTCACTAAAGCTGAAGCCAGGGGCAGTCCCTACTGTGTTCATCCGACCCCCTTGCTCCACgtgtgagggtgggggctgCAGCTCTTGTCTCCCCAGGTCCCAGAGGAAGGGCATCCCTGTTATTCCAAGGGAATGTGACATG CTTGAAGGGGCTCCAGTGTCTTTTGAAGAtgtagaaggagaggaggatgataatgaagaagaggatgaggatgaagaggaggagatgtatGAGTCCGGTGGAGAAGTGGGTAACCCGGCTAGAGACGATGAACCAG cggtgtgtgagatgtgtggcgTCAGCGGCATTAGAGGCACCTTCTACTCCAGGACCAAGCGTTTCTGCAACGTCTCCTGCTCACGCTCCTACTCCTCCAACTCCAAGAAGACATCCATCCTGGCTCGGCTACAG GGAAAACCTCCTACTAAGAAGGCTACAGTGCTGATAAAGACACCCTGGTCCACACCTGCAGGACCTCAGGACATTGCCCCACCTGGACAGGATGgtgagacatgcacacatatgtTGAAACACGCTCATTCCCACGCTGCAGtgccacactcacaccctcgtGGTCTATGCCTTCCTCCTGCAGGTTTTGACTGGGGTTCATACTTGGAGAAGAAAGGTTGCCTGGCTGCCTCTGTGTCCTGCTTCAGACAT GTGCCTCTGTGTGTTCAGTGGGATGACATTTCCGTGGGTTTGAAGGTGGAAGTTCTGAATACCAATGCGGTTCTGCCCAGCAAGGTCTACTGGATTGCCACCATCATTCAGCTGGCAG GTTACAAGGCTCTGTTGAGGTATGAGGGCTTTGAGGAGGACAGCAAGCATGACTTCTGGTGCAGCCTGGGATCTGGAGACATGCATCCCATAGGCTGGTGTGCCATGACGGGCAAGCTGCTGGTACCTCCACAGG GGCTGCAGCAGAACATTCCTGACTGGAAAGAGTATTTGATGAAGAGGCTGGTAGGAGCCAACACTCTGCCTGTGGATTTCTACCTCAAG TTGGCAGAAAGTCTGAGGTACTCGTTCCGTGCGGGCATGCGCGTGGAGGTGGTGGACCGCACCATGGTGAGCCGGACGCGGCTGGCGGtgatcgactctgtgttggggGGCCGCCTGAGGCTGGTCTACGAAGACGGGGGGAAGGAGGACCCTGCAGAGCCCCTCTCCGAGTTCTGGTGCCACATGTGGAGCCCTCTGCTGCACCCAGTGGGATGGTCCTACAAAGTGGGTCACACCATCAAGAGCACAG TCACAGAGGTTGGCAATCCAGTGCTCCGTAAGGCCTACTATGACAGCAGTCCCATGCTCTTCAAGAAG CccaggtgtgtgtacatggacgGAGGTTTCTTCGAGGTAGGAATGAAACTGGAGGCCATCGACCCTCTGAACCTGGGCAACATCTGTGTGGCCACCATCCAGAAG GTCCTGTTGGATGGGTTCCTCATGGTTGGCATAGATGGGAACCTATCGGGGGATGGTTCAGATTGGTTCTGCTACCACGCCTCCTCCCATGCCATATTGCCCATGGACTTCTGCCAGAAAAACAACATCCCCCTCACGTTACCACCAG GATATGACCAGAGGACATGGACATGGGTCAACTATCTGGAGAAGACTGGGGCCAGAGCTGCACCTAGACACCTGTTTAATGTT GACTGCCAAGGCCATGGCTTTTCTCCCAACATGAAGATGGAGGCGGTGGACCTGATGGAGCCACGCCTGGTGTGCGTTGCCACGGTGAGGCGCTGCGTGGGCCGCCTGCTTCTCATCCACTTCGACggctgggaggaggagtttGACCAATGGGTGGACTTCCAGTCACCTGACATCTACCCTGTAGGATGGTGTGAGATTATTAGCTATGAGCTGCAGCCTCCTATTGGACCAG ATCCTCTTGAAACTCAGCCACGTGCCAAAAGACACAAGTTTATGGGAAAGAAGA AGAAGAAGATGGTGAAGAAGAAACTAGCCAACCTGATCTCGAAGAACCGCCCTCCAGCCCGTCCTGGCCAGCAGACAGAACCTGAGCACCCCCAGCCAGGGCCCCCCCTGGACCAGAGCAGCCCCCCTgccactgccctcctccagcccaagACAGAGCCTGAGGGACAGGAGA TCATCGCAGTGCAAGTCAAGGTGGAGGAACTGGAGATGGAGACACCCATcgctcctcccccctcgctgACTGTCATCAAGCAAGAGCAAGaagtggaggagcagagaggggacgAGGAGTTAAGCGAGGGGCAGAAAGAGAAATATCAGAgaaaggtggagaagaagaacgCGGCTgaacagaggaaggagagcatGGACGAGGAGAGTACAGAGgatccccaggaccaggagagcCAGCAGGAGAGCCAGCAGGAGAGCCAGCAGGAGAGCCAGCAGGAGAGCCAGCAGGAGAGCCAGCAGGAGAGCCAGCAGGAGCGGGTCGAACATCAGGAAGATGCTGCTGAGGAACACATGGAACAGTGA
- the l3mbtl2 gene encoding lethal(3)malignant brain tumor-like protein 2 isoform X2: MPYHCVAYGCSRTAEDGVTLYRFPKDPEEARKWEKQVQRTRSNWVASPTSHLCSEHFGKEYFEPKQPFPVLKALAAKGSLKLKPGAVPTVFIRPPCSTCEGGGCSSCLPRSQRKGIPVIPRECDMLEGAPVSFEDVEGEEDDNEEEDEDEEEEMYESGGEVGNPARDDEPAVCEMCGVSGIRGTFYSRTKRFCNVSCSRSYSSNSKKTSILARLQGKPPTKKATVLIKTPWSTPAGPQDIAPPGQDGFDWGSYLEKKGCLAASVSCFRHVPLCVQWDDISVGLKVEVLNTNAVLPSKVYWIATIIQLAGYKALLRYEGFEEDSKHDFWCSLGSGDMHPIGWCAMTGKLLVPPQGLQQNIPDWKEYLMKRLVGANTLPVDFYLKLAESLRYSFRAGMRVEVVDRTMVSRTRLAVIDSVLGGRLRLVYEDGGKEDPAEPLSEFWCHMWSPLLHPVGWSYKVGHTIKSTVTEVGNPVLRKAYYDSSPMLFKKPRCVYMDGGFFEVGMKLEAIDPLNLGNICVATIQKVLLDGFLMVGIDGNLSGDGSDWFCYHASSHAILPMDFCQKNNIPLTLPPGYDQRTWTWVNYLEKTGARAAPRHLFNVDCQGHGFSPNMKMEAVDLMEPRLVCVATVRRCVGRLLLIHFDGWEEEFDQWVDFQSPDIYPVGWCEIISYELQPPIGPDPLETQPRAKRHKFMGKKKKKMVKKKLANLISKNRPPARPGQQTEPEHPQPGPPLDQSSPPATALLQPKTEPEGQEIIAVQVKVEELEMETPIAPPPSLTVIKQEQEVEEQRGDEELSEGQKEKYQRKVEKKNAAEQRKESMDEESTEDPQDQESQQESQQESQQESQQESQQESQQESQQERVEHQEDAAEEHMEQ; encoded by the exons ATGCCATACCACTGTGTGGCCTACGGTTGCAGTAGGACAGCTGAGGATGGGGTCACTCTCTACCGGTTCCCCAAGGACCCCGAAGAGGCCCGCAAATGGGAGAAGCAGGTCCAGCGCACCCGTAGCAACTGGGTCGCCTCGCCCACCTCTCATCTGTGCAGCGAACACTTTGGGAAGGAGTACTTTGAGCCCAAGCAACCCTTTCCCGTTCTGAAGGCTCTGGCAGCTAAAGGCTCACTAAAGCTGAAGCCAGGGGCAGTCCCTACTGTGTTCATCCGACCCCCTTGCTCCACgtgtgagggtgggggctgCAGCTCTTGTCTCCCCAGGTCCCAGAGGAAGGGCATCCCTGTTATTCCAAGGGAATGTGACATG CTTGAAGGGGCTCCAGTGTCTTTTGAAGAtgtagaaggagaggaggatgataatgaagaagaggatgaggatgaagaggaggagatgtatGAGTCCGGTGGAGAAGTGGGTAACCCGGCTAGAGACGATGAACCAG cggtgtgtgagatgtgtggcgTCAGCGGCATTAGAGGCACCTTCTACTCCAGGACCAAGCGTTTCTGCAACGTCTCCTGCTCACGCTCCTACTCCTCCAACTCCAAGAAGACATCCATCCTGGCTCGGCTACAG GGAAAACCTCCTACTAAGAAGGCTACAGTGCTGATAAAGACACCCTGGTCCACACCTGCAGGACCTCAGGACATTGCCCCACCTGGACAGGATG GTTTTGACTGGGGTTCATACTTGGAGAAGAAAGGTTGCCTGGCTGCCTCTGTGTCCTGCTTCAGACAT GTGCCTCTGTGTGTTCAGTGGGATGACATTTCCGTGGGTTTGAAGGTGGAAGTTCTGAATACCAATGCGGTTCTGCCCAGCAAGGTCTACTGGATTGCCACCATCATTCAGCTGGCAG GTTACAAGGCTCTGTTGAGGTATGAGGGCTTTGAGGAGGACAGCAAGCATGACTTCTGGTGCAGCCTGGGATCTGGAGACATGCATCCCATAGGCTGGTGTGCCATGACGGGCAAGCTGCTGGTACCTCCACAGG GGCTGCAGCAGAACATTCCTGACTGGAAAGAGTATTTGATGAAGAGGCTGGTAGGAGCCAACACTCTGCCTGTGGATTTCTACCTCAAG TTGGCAGAAAGTCTGAGGTACTCGTTCCGTGCGGGCATGCGCGTGGAGGTGGTGGACCGCACCATGGTGAGCCGGACGCGGCTGGCGGtgatcgactctgtgttggggGGCCGCCTGAGGCTGGTCTACGAAGACGGGGGGAAGGAGGACCCTGCAGAGCCCCTCTCCGAGTTCTGGTGCCACATGTGGAGCCCTCTGCTGCACCCAGTGGGATGGTCCTACAAAGTGGGTCACACCATCAAGAGCACAG TCACAGAGGTTGGCAATCCAGTGCTCCGTAAGGCCTACTATGACAGCAGTCCCATGCTCTTCAAGAAG CccaggtgtgtgtacatggacgGAGGTTTCTTCGAGGTAGGAATGAAACTGGAGGCCATCGACCCTCTGAACCTGGGCAACATCTGTGTGGCCACCATCCAGAAG GTCCTGTTGGATGGGTTCCTCATGGTTGGCATAGATGGGAACCTATCGGGGGATGGTTCAGATTGGTTCTGCTACCACGCCTCCTCCCATGCCATATTGCCCATGGACTTCTGCCAGAAAAACAACATCCCCCTCACGTTACCACCAG GATATGACCAGAGGACATGGACATGGGTCAACTATCTGGAGAAGACTGGGGCCAGAGCTGCACCTAGACACCTGTTTAATGTT GACTGCCAAGGCCATGGCTTTTCTCCCAACATGAAGATGGAGGCGGTGGACCTGATGGAGCCACGCCTGGTGTGCGTTGCCACGGTGAGGCGCTGCGTGGGCCGCCTGCTTCTCATCCACTTCGACggctgggaggaggagtttGACCAATGGGTGGACTTCCAGTCACCTGACATCTACCCTGTAGGATGGTGTGAGATTATTAGCTATGAGCTGCAGCCTCCTATTGGACCAG ATCCTCTTGAAACTCAGCCACGTGCCAAAAGACACAAGTTTATGGGAAAGAAGA AGAAGAAGATGGTGAAGAAGAAACTAGCCAACCTGATCTCGAAGAACCGCCCTCCAGCCCGTCCTGGCCAGCAGACAGAACCTGAGCACCCCCAGCCAGGGCCCCCCCTGGACCAGAGCAGCCCCCCTgccactgccctcctccagcccaagACAGAGCCTGAGGGACAGGAGA TCATCGCAGTGCAAGTCAAGGTGGAGGAACTGGAGATGGAGACACCCATcgctcctcccccctcgctgACTGTCATCAAGCAAGAGCAAGaagtggaggagcagagaggggacgAGGAGTTAAGCGAGGGGCAGAAAGAGAAATATCAGAgaaaggtggagaagaagaacgCGGCTgaacagaggaaggagagcatGGACGAGGAGAGTACAGAGgatccccaggaccaggagagcCAGCAGGAGAGCCAGCAGGAGAGCCAGCAGGAGAGCCAGCAGGAGAGCCAGCAGGAGAGCCAGCAGGAGAGCCAGCAGGAGCGGGTCGAACATCAGGAAGATGCTGCTGAGGAACACATGGAACAGTGA